One Spea bombifrons isolate aSpeBom1 chromosome 1, aSpeBom1.2.pri, whole genome shotgun sequence DNA window includes the following coding sequences:
- the UBAP1 gene encoding ubiquitin-associated protein 1, whose product MASRKSASDLQGPSSYLEDVPFKIGDKFRVPDKVGLPVGFCVPDIAQLIGEAHYDFSLEKKAIQWAEEIRKIKAIQKAAELKAEAAHAQADAGPADSRTGDENLGVPPPINPILASLQHNNILTPTPADSSATNMKVMSPPHVNADFNPADFECEQDPFNNVELKTLNDREELKSILDIHVHPAANPDPSAIGNVQSSGSSGNGEDLSTSTKEEAVDFKLLRKPNGFITLPQLENCELVPPSSKVSLAPIASVSNIKSLSFPKLDSDDGDQKMSLFASTFLSTSCLPNGTFMDSLRASSKPSPSELNGHHGTGTGHRVLRSPETEVIGTCKTVDLPVPVPKVPNKVAFVKQRSVPGYEELLQALSSSERECAETIVSMGYSYQHVMRAMQKQGQNVEQVLEYLFVHSQLCEKGFDPLLVEEALEMNQCSEEKTVEFLQLMSKFKEMGFEQKDIKEVLLLHNNDQDKALEDLMARAGAS is encoded by the exons ATGGCTTCTAGGAAGTCTGCGTCGGATTTACAGG GGCCTTCCAGTTACCTAGAGGACGTCCCGTTCAAGATTGGCGACAAGTTCAGAGTGCCGGATAAGGTTGGGTTACCCGTTGGGTTCTGTGTGCCCGACATCGCCCAGCTCATAGGAGAAGCTCAC TATGATTTTTCATTGGAGAAGAAAGCTATCCAGTGGGCTGAGGAAATCAGGAAGATCAAAGCTATCCAGAAGGCAGCCGAGCTGAAAGCCGAAGCCGCGCACGCCCAAGCTGATGCCGGCCCGGCGGACAGCCGCACCGGCGATGAAAACCTTGGCGTTCCGCCTCCCATCAACCCTATTCTGGCCAGCTTGCAGCACAACAATATTCTGACTCCCACCCCAGCCGACAGCAGTGCCACAAACATGAAGGTGATGAGTCCGCCTCACGTCAACGCCGACTTCAACCCTGCGGACTTCGAGTGTGAACAGGATCCGTTTAACAATGTAGAGCTAAAAACCCTCAATGACAGAGAAGAGTTAAAAAGCATTCTTGACATCCATGTTCATCCTGCAGCGAACCCGGACCCCTCTGCCATTGGAAACGTGCAGAGCTCTGGCTCGTCGGGCAACGGCGAGGACCTCTCCACCTCCACGAAAGAAGAAGCCGTGGACTTCAAGCTTCTGCGCAAACCCAACGGCTTCATCACTTTGCCACAGTTAGAAAACTGTGAACTAGTACCCCCGTCTTCCAAAGTGTCCCTTGCACCCATCGCCTCGGTGAGCAATATCAAATCGCTCTCCTTTCCTAAGTTGGACTCTGATGATGGAGATCAGAAAATGTCCCTGTTTGCTAGCACTTTTCTTAGTACATCTTGTCTACCCAATGGCACTTTCATGGATTCTTTAAGAGCCTCCTCTAAGCCGAGCCCCAGTGAGCTGAACGGACACCACGGCACCGGCACCGGCCACCGCGTCCTGCGCTCACCTGAAACGGAAGTCATCGGAACCTGTAAG ACTGTCGATCTCCCCGTTCCAGTGCCCAAAGTGCCCAACAAAGTCGCCTTTGTTAAGCAGCGGAGCGTGCCCGGCTACGAGGAGCTTCTGCAAGCGCTCTCCAGCAGCGAGAGGGAGTGCGCGGAAACCATCGTCAGCATGGGATACTCGTACCAGCACGTCATGAGAGCCATGCAGAAACAGGGGCAGAACGTGGAGCAG GTGCTCGAGTACCTGTTCGTTCATTCCCAGCTCTGCGAGAAAGGCTTCGACCCTCTCCTGGTGGAAGAAGCTCTGGAAATGAACCAGTGCTCAGAGGAGAAG ACGGTTGAATTTCTCCAGCTGATGAGTAAATTCAAAGAAATGGGATTTGAGCAAAAAGACATTAAAGAAGTTTTGTTACTACATAATAATGACCAGGACAAAGCCCTGGAAGATCTAATGGCCCGCGCGGGGGCCAGCTGA